The Pseudomonas extremaustralis genome contains a region encoding:
- a CDS encoding bifunctional helix-turn-helix transcriptional regulator/GNAT family N-acetyltransferase, whose translation MSTPLLVERAGIVRGFNRFYTHQIGVLQEHLLQSDYSLTEIRVMYELSSRGDLTSADLCQMLSLDPGYLSRLTAGLEKNALIQKVRSATDARAVQLHLSDHGRAVLAPLEQRTQDEVIALLESLPEPQQRQLTEAMKRIQALLQGTAPSYLLRDPQPGDMGLVVQQQAALYAREYQWNWEFEALVAEIVAKYLREFDPTRERCWIAEKDGEVVGSVFVVRHDERTAKLRLLYVDASARGLGIGQRLVDECLRFARHAGYKRMMLWTMSALTDARKLYQKAGFALIEAEPTVSFGKELVSETWARDL comes from the coding sequence ATGTCCACCCCCCTGCTTGTCGAACGCGCTGGCATCGTGCGCGGGTTCAACCGTTTCTACACCCACCAGATCGGTGTGCTGCAGGAACACCTGCTGCAAAGCGACTACTCCCTGACCGAAATCCGCGTGATGTATGAGCTGTCTTCGCGAGGCGACCTGACCAGCGCCGACCTGTGCCAGATGCTCAGCCTGGACCCCGGCTACCTGAGCCGACTGACCGCGGGACTGGAAAAAAACGCGCTGATCCAGAAAGTCCGCAGCGCCACCGATGCGCGGGCCGTGCAGTTGCACCTCAGCGACCATGGCCGCGCCGTGCTCGCACCGCTGGAGCAGCGAACCCAGGATGAAGTCATCGCCCTGCTCGAAAGCCTGCCCGAACCCCAGCAGCGCCAGCTCACCGAAGCGATGAAACGCATCCAGGCCCTTCTGCAAGGCACTGCGCCCAGTTACCTGCTGCGTGATCCGCAACCGGGGGACATGGGCTTGGTGGTGCAGCAACAAGCGGCGCTGTATGCGCGTGAATACCAGTGGAATTGGGAGTTCGAGGCGTTGGTGGCGGAGATCGTTGCCAAGTACCTGCGTGAATTCGACCCAACGCGCGAACGCTGCTGGATCGCCGAAAAGGATGGCGAAGTGGTGGGCTCAGTGTTTGTCGTGCGCCATGACGAGCGCACCGCCAAGCTGCGCTTGCTGTATGTCGACGCCAGCGCCAGGGGCCTGGGGATCGGTCAGCGCCTGGTGGACGAATGCCTGCGCTTTGCCCGCCATGCCGGCTACAAACGCATGATGCTGTGGACCATGAGCGCGTTGACCGATGCGCGCAAGCTCTACCAGAAGGCCGGTTTCGCCTTGATTGAAGCCGAGCCCACCGTCAGTTTCGGCAAGGAACTGGTCAGCGAGACCTGGGCCCGAGATCTGTAG
- a CDS encoding AraC family transcriptional regulator, with amino-acid sequence MPVSRNSGGNSRKKGEMITSLDKFLQEIDEGEWAVISSATDYPENWVIPEHSHEKHQLLYATEGVMVVHSAQNQWTVPPHRGFWMPSGHVHSLRCVGALKMRSVFVRPDSFPNLPTETKAVSISPLLSELIKASVSLKPPYAEDSRDARIMHLILDELALLPALPLSLPQPADSRIRLICQALQDEPGDASTVADWSERLGLDQKTIQRLFRKDTGMTFGQWRQQARLLLALERMAVGEKIIDVALALGYDSPSAFTSMFKKQFGKTPSHFFW; translated from the coding sequence ATGCCTGTCTCACGTAATTCGGGAGGCAACTCTCGCAAAAAGGGCGAAATGATCACGTCATTGGATAAATTTCTGCAGGAGATCGATGAGGGCGAGTGGGCCGTCATCAGTTCGGCCACCGACTACCCGGAAAACTGGGTGATCCCCGAGCACAGCCACGAGAAGCACCAACTGCTCTACGCCACCGAAGGCGTGATGGTGGTGCATTCGGCACAGAACCAGTGGACGGTGCCGCCCCATCGCGGTTTCTGGATGCCCAGCGGGCACGTGCATTCGTTGCGTTGTGTGGGGGCGCTGAAAATGCGCAGTGTGTTTGTACGCCCCGACAGCTTCCCCAACCTGCCGACCGAGACCAAGGCGGTGAGCATTTCGCCGCTGCTCAGCGAGCTGATCAAGGCCTCGGTCAGCCTGAAGCCGCCGTATGCCGAGGATTCGCGGGATGCACGGATCATGCACCTGATCCTCGACGAACTTGCCCTGTTGCCGGCCTTGCCGCTCTCACTGCCGCAGCCCGCCGACTCGCGCATCCGCCTGATCTGCCAGGCCTTGCAGGACGAGCCGGGCGATGCCTCCACCGTGGCCGACTGGAGCGAGCGCCTGGGCCTGGACCAGAAAACCATCCAGCGTCTGTTCCGCAAGGACACCGGCATGACCTTCGGCCAATGGCGGCAGCAGGCGCGGCTGTTGCTGGCGCTGGAGCGCATGGCGGTGGGCGAGAAAATCATCGATGTGGCGCTGGCGCTGGGCTATGACAGCCCGAGCGCTTTTACCAGCATGTTCAAGAAGCAGTTCGGCAAGACGCCGAGTCATTTCTTCTGGTAG
- a CDS encoding bifunctional diguanylate cyclase/phosphodiesterase, which yields MPNTLAPTVSPAPHRSSLSLARTSLLQCVILLTCVFAAAAYSLVYLAHDLDRNEELENAFYTQKATQSLEKSLRQTLKDYAFWSDAYKHLHIKVDTDWAYGRKNLGPSLVKDFGFQGLFVVNDLDRTVYAVIDGKLQPTELTDWLGQPIDSLLAQARAGAESETPVTTFINVGGVPTLVAAAAITPGSDPSVLNDGRPASVLFFIEMLDSEKLSELGNDFGVSHLHIATPDEIRTTRLFTLGDNGAAGSLRWLPERPGLRLMGVGLPLLGLAALLVYLMAGLILRRTSADALALDTTHTSLQNSQDALATSEARFRDVVEASSDWVWEIDAGWRFIYLSERFENVTGLARQTWLGAAMSDLLDTDAGLLSQWLSTPGRRPDASIQCRYIDAQGQERTTRLSAREMPCGGFRGTATDVTEEVEARRRIEFLSQHDALTGLANRTRLQAFLDGKLKASPTMEHPLVMLTLDLDRFKPVNDLLGHAAGDRVLNEVSNRLADCVRHGDLVARVGGDEFVLIINDAGTQDDVEALCKRLIDSIEHAIRIDDQEVFVSASIGIALAPNDACEAAELLRYADIALYEAKAAGRNTWRFYSGEMNTRIIERRRLESDLRYGIKHGELRLYFQPRYRIADGQMVGAEALVRWQHPVRGLISPDTFIPIAEESGLILALSDWVLTNACTFAARWPAALFVSVNLSPSEFKRGDLLARVQHALQASGIDPARLELEITESVMLEDTASALDIMHTLKDLGIRIAMDDFGTGYSSLSYLRAFPFDGLKIDRSFLSRLEESEDDKTIIQAIVGLGHALALTVTAEGIETAEQLAMLKSVACGEGQGFFLSRPLDSDAFDDLLG from the coding sequence ATGCCAAACACTCTCGCTCCGACCGTCAGCCCTGCCCCCCATCGCTCCAGCCTGTCGCTGGCGCGCACGTCGCTGTTGCAGTGCGTGATCCTGCTCACCTGCGTCTTTGCCGCCGCCGCCTACTCACTGGTTTACCTGGCCCACGACCTGGACCGCAACGAAGAGTTGGAAAACGCGTTTTACACCCAAAAAGCCACGCAATCGCTGGAAAAATCCCTGCGCCAGACCCTCAAGGATTACGCGTTCTGGAGCGACGCCTACAAACACCTGCACATCAAGGTCGATACGGATTGGGCCTATGGGCGTAAAAACCTGGGGCCGAGCTTGGTCAAGGATTTTGGCTTTCAGGGCCTGTTCGTGGTCAACGACCTCGATCGTACGGTCTATGCAGTGATTGACGGCAAGCTGCAGCCGACCGAACTCACCGACTGGCTCGGTCAGCCCATCGACTCGCTGCTGGCACAGGCACGCGCCGGTGCCGAGAGCGAAACGCCGGTCACCACCTTTATCAACGTGGGCGGCGTTCCCACGCTGGTGGCGGCGGCGGCGATAACCCCCGGCAGCGACCCGAGCGTCTTGAACGATGGCCGGCCGGCGTCGGTGTTGTTCTTCATTGAGATGCTTGACAGCGAAAAGCTCAGCGAACTCGGTAACGACTTCGGCGTGAGTCACCTGCATATCGCCACGCCCGACGAAATCCGCACGACCCGGTTGTTCACGCTGGGCGACAACGGTGCAGCCGGTAGCCTGCGCTGGCTGCCCGAACGGCCGGGCCTGCGGCTGATGGGTGTCGGCCTGCCCCTGCTGGGCCTGGCCGCGTTACTGGTGTACCTGATGGCCGGGCTGATTCTGCGTCGAACCAGCGCCGACGCCCTTGCGCTCGACACCACCCATACCTCGTTGCAAAACAGCCAGGACGCCCTGGCCACCAGCGAAGCGCGCTTTCGCGATGTGGTGGAAGCCAGTTCGGACTGGGTCTGGGAAATCGACGCCGGTTGGCGCTTTATCTATTTGTCCGAGCGTTTCGAAAACGTCACCGGCCTGGCCCGGCAGACCTGGCTCGGTGCCGCGATGAGCGACCTGCTGGACACCGACGCCGGCCTGCTTTCACAGTGGCTGAGCACACCGGGGCGGCGCCCGGATGCCAGCATCCAGTGTCGCTATATCGACGCCCAGGGCCAGGAACGCACCACGCGTCTCTCCGCGCGGGAAATGCCCTGTGGCGGATTTCGCGGCACGGCCACCGATGTCACCGAAGAAGTCGAGGCCCGTCGGCGCATCGAATTTTTGTCCCAGCACGACGCCCTGACCGGGCTGGCCAATCGCACCCGTTTGCAGGCCTTTCTGGACGGCAAACTCAAGGCATCGCCGACGATGGAACACCCCTTGGTGATGCTGACCCTGGACCTGGACCGGTTCAAGCCGGTGAACGATCTGCTCGGCCACGCGGCGGGCGATCGGGTCCTCAATGAAGTGTCGAACCGCCTGGCCGACTGCGTGCGCCACGGTGATCTGGTGGCCCGTGTCGGCGGCGATGAGTTTGTGCTGATCATCAACGATGCCGGTACCCAGGACGACGTCGAGGCGCTGTGCAAACGCCTGATCGACTCCATCGAACACGCGATCAGAATCGACGACCAGGAAGTGTTTGTCAGCGCCAGCATTGGCATTGCACTGGCGCCCAACGATGCCTGCGAGGCCGCCGAACTGCTGCGCTACGCCGACATCGCGCTGTACGAAGCCAAGGCAGCCGGGCGCAACACCTGGCGTTTTTATTCCGGCGAAATGAATACGCGGATCATCGAGCGCCGCCGTCTGGAAAGCGACCTGCGGTATGGGATCAAGCATGGGGAATTGCGCCTGTACTTCCAACCGCGCTACCGCATCGCCGATGGCCAGATGGTCGGCGCCGAAGCGCTGGTGCGCTGGCAACACCCGGTGCGCGGCCTGATTTCACCGGACACGTTCATCCCGATTGCCGAGGAGTCCGGGCTGATCCTGGCGCTGAGCGACTGGGTGCTCACAAACGCCTGCACCTTCGCCGCCCGCTGGCCGGCCGCGTTGTTTGTGTCGGTGAACCTGTCGCCCAGCGAGTTCAAGCGCGGCGACCTGTTGGCCCGCGTGCAACACGCGCTGCAGGCCTCGGGCATCGACCCGGCGCGGCTGGAACTGGAAATCACCGAGAGCGTGATGCTCGAAGACACCGCCAGCGCGCTCGACATCATGCACACGCTCAAAGACCTGGGTATCCGTATCGCCATGGATGATTTCGGTACCGGTTATTCCTCCCTGAGCTATCTGCGCGCATTCCCCTTCGATGGGTTGAAGATCGACCGCAGCTTCCTGAGCCGCCTGGAAGAAAGCGAGGATGACAAGACCATCATCCAGGCCATTGTCGGCCTGGGCCATGCCCTGGCGCTGACGGTGACCGCCGAAGGCATCGAAACCGCCGAACAGCTGGCCATGCTCAAGTCGGTCGCCTGCGGCGAGGGCCAGGGTTTCTTTCTCAGCCGGCCACTGGACAGCGATGCCTTCGACGACCTGCTGGGCTAG
- a CDS encoding apurinic/apyrimidinic endonuclease family protein, translating into MTHPRIGFACQYKHPERLLSASAQKLIEGPLNPRTTTLRWMDSVEPSVARDKLVEVVTHNLAAQLRLLAYVAGLPPMLRMLRLSSDLLPFYSHPKVAAVYRDPAIERQLIEGFAAIGDLARASDIRLSFHPGQYCVLGSENPGVVENSLAEFEYHADMIRMMGYGQRFQDLKCNVHIAGRLGVEGTRAVWSRLSEVARNCITFENDEKTYGLDHCLQVADLAPVVLDIHHCWINENDYIDPDSPRVARVIESWRGVRPTMHYSQPQESLQELGFEAGQKLEMAALMQVVTKRDLYGHSAQMWNRWTNDYALRFLDRFDIMLEAKDKNVATLAFYEHFKRRQA; encoded by the coding sequence ATGACCCACCCTCGCATCGGCTTCGCCTGTCAGTACAAGCATCCCGAACGCCTGTTGTCCGCCAGCGCCCAGAAGCTGATCGAAGGCCCGCTCAACCCTCGCACCACCACCTTGCGCTGGATGGACAGCGTCGAGCCCAGCGTGGCGCGGGACAAGCTGGTGGAGGTGGTCACTCACAACCTGGCGGCGCAGTTGCGCCTGCTGGCGTATGTCGCCGGGCTGCCGCCGATGTTGCGCATGCTGCGCTTGAGCAGCGACCTGCTGCCGTTCTACAGCCATCCGAAGGTGGCCGCCGTCTATCGCGACCCGGCGATCGAACGCCAGTTGATCGAAGGTTTCGCCGCGATCGGCGACTTGGCGCGCGCGTCGGATATTCGCCTGTCGTTCCATCCCGGCCAGTATTGCGTGCTCGGCTCGGAAAACCCCGGCGTGGTGGAAAACAGCCTCGCCGAATTCGAGTACCACGCCGACATGATCCGCATGATGGGCTACGGCCAGCGCTTCCAGGACCTCAAGTGCAACGTGCACATCGCCGGTCGCCTGGGTGTGGAAGGCACCCGCGCGGTGTGGTCACGCCTGTCGGAAGTGGCGCGCAACTGCATCACTTTCGAGAACGATGAAAAGACCTATGGCCTCGACCACTGCCTGCAAGTCGCCGACCTGGCGCCGGTGGTGCTGGACATCCATCACTGCTGGATCAACGAAAACGACTACATCGACCCCGACTCCCCCAGGGTCGCCCGCGTGATCGAAAGCTGGCGCGGTGTGCGCCCGACAATGCATTACTCCCAGCCTCAGGAAAGCCTGCAGGAACTGGGCTTCGAGGCCGGACAGAAGCTGGAAATGGCGGCGTTGATGCAGGTGGTCACCAAACGCGACCTGTATGGCCACAGCGCACAAATGTGGAACCGCTGGACCAACGACTACGCCCTGCGGTTTCTCGACCGCTTCGACATCATGCTGGAAGCCAAGGACAAGAATGTGGCGACGTTGGCGTTTTATGAGCATTTCAAGCGTCGCCAGGCTTGA
- a CDS encoding bifunctional nitrate reductase/sulfite reductase flavoprotein subunit alpha, whose protein sequence is MANQSVRSVCPYCGVGCGIVMQVEDNKVVKVIGDQAHPTNVGRLCTKGSTCGQAIAESGRMENAYVREKRDHDPVRIAMDQAIGETAGRLRHILDRDGPDAVAFYVSGQMSLEAQYLVNKLAKGFVRTPHIESNSRLCMASAGSGYKLSLGADGPPGSYEDFDRADLFFVIGANMADCHPILFLRMMDRVKAGAKLIVVDPRRSATADKADLFLQILPGTDLALLNGLLHLLVNNSHTDPAFIAAFTQGWDAMPGFLEDYPPQRVAELTGLAEADIRQAADWIGHAADWMSCWTMGLNQSTHGTWNTNALCNLHLATGAICRPGSGPFSLTGQPNAMGGREMGYMGPGLPGQRSLLVEGDRAFIEDLWQIPGDSLPRQAGGGTVAMFEQMAAGQIKACWIICTNPVASVPNRRTVIDALQAAELVITQDAFLDTETNRYADILLPGALWAEAEGVMINSERNLTLMQKAVEPPGESLPDWQIIARVACAMGYAEAFSYTSAAEVFEELKRAWNPQTGYDLRGASHPRLREQPLQWPCASPDAADRNPIRYRQGDTLTFPTESGKGQFLLRPHMPPAEMPDAAFPFVLNTGRVQHQWHTLTKTGKVATLNKLNPGPFVELHPADAASLGIKDKDAVQIRSQRGHAVLPAVVTDRVQPGHCFAPFHWNDVFGQHLAINAVTHDAVDPISLQPEFKFCAVELTRVELIDHQFLDVPAPAANDTAPLAEDLSLSRLNAFADLVGIRHLSPPPLSDSERTYLAGFLNGLQANAARQAIGVPTMPANAPLTQDARLWLDGLLGGLFNSPATSAPPAPTVTLLWASQTGNAEALAERFAQRLREAGMAVQLSAMADFPASQLAHTQNLALISSTFGDGDPPDNGEGFWHSLSSAEMRLDSLRFAVLALGDPNYAQFCRHGQRLDQRLLELGATRLLERVDCDTEFEARADAWLTQFLHSLNPAKPMTPASPATPAGKTKLHGSRLLLNRHLNPQSQHKETRQFALDLAESGLSYEAGDALGVRPRNCPELVDELLDLLRLGANTPVNIDTFGDMPLQQALTQHFEIARPSSDTLGFIAERSTNPGLKQLLEPERKAELQDWLWGRQLADILQAYPIECSADDLLGTLKRLQPRLYSIASSAKACPHEVHLTVAAVRYGKRKGVSSTFLADRAGEGEVPVFVQPSKHFRTPADGTLPMIMIGPGTGVAPFRAFLQERRALGHAGRNWLFFGEQHAASDFYYQDELQGMQRDGLLTHLSLAFSRDQAQKVYVQDRIREQGAELWRWLQDGAKVYICGDASHMAKDVDQALRQVAQSHGGLGVDGAMEYWRQLSEQKRYLRDVY, encoded by the coding sequence ATGGCAAACCAAAGCGTACGCAGTGTGTGTCCCTATTGTGGCGTGGGCTGCGGCATCGTCATGCAGGTGGAGGACAACAAAGTGGTCAAGGTGATCGGCGACCAGGCCCACCCCACCAACGTCGGCAGGCTGTGCACCAAGGGCAGCACCTGCGGGCAAGCCATCGCCGAGTCCGGGCGCATGGAAAATGCCTATGTGCGCGAGAAGCGCGACCACGACCCGGTGCGCATCGCCATGGACCAGGCAATCGGTGAGACCGCCGGCCGCCTGCGCCATATCCTCGACCGCGACGGCCCCGATGCCGTGGCCTTTTATGTCTCCGGGCAGATGTCGCTGGAGGCCCAGTACCTGGTCAACAAACTGGCCAAGGGCTTTGTGCGCACGCCCCACATCGAATCCAACTCGCGCCTGTGCATGGCCAGCGCCGGCAGCGGCTACAAGCTGTCCCTGGGTGCCGACGGGCCGCCGGGGTCCTATGAGGACTTCGACCGCGCCGACCTGTTCTTCGTGATCGGCGCGAACATGGCCGACTGTCACCCGATCCTGTTCCTGCGCATGATGGATCGGGTCAAGGCCGGGGCGAAGCTGATCGTGGTCGATCCCCGACGCAGCGCTACGGCCGACAAGGCCGACCTGTTCCTGCAGATTTTGCCGGGCACCGACCTGGCCCTGCTCAACGGCCTGCTGCACCTGCTGGTGAACAACAGCCATACCGACCCAGCGTTCATTGCCGCCTTTACCCAGGGCTGGGACGCCATGCCGGGCTTTCTCGAGGACTACCCGCCCCAGCGCGTCGCCGAGCTTACGGGCCTGGCCGAAGCGGATATCCGCCAGGCCGCCGACTGGATCGGCCACGCCGCCGACTGGATGAGTTGCTGGACCATGGGCCTCAACCAGAGCACCCACGGCACCTGGAATACCAACGCGCTGTGCAACCTGCACCTGGCCACCGGCGCCATCTGCCGGCCCGGCAGCGGGCCGTTTTCCCTCACCGGCCAGCCCAACGCCATGGGCGGGCGCGAAATGGGCTACATGGGCCCGGGCCTGCCGGGGCAACGTTCGCTGCTGGTGGAGGGCGACCGCGCGTTTATCGAAGACCTCTGGCAAATCCCCGGCGACAGCCTGCCGCGCCAGGCCGGCGGCGGCACCGTGGCGATGTTCGAGCAGATGGCCGCCGGGCAGATCAAAGCCTGTTGGATCATCTGCACCAACCCGGTGGCCAGCGTGCCTAATCGCCGCACGGTCATCGACGCCCTGCAAGCCGCCGAACTGGTGATCACCCAGGACGCCTTCCTCGACACCGAGACCAACCGCTACGCCGACATCCTGCTGCCCGGCGCGCTGTGGGCCGAGGCCGAAGGCGTGATGATCAACTCCGAACGCAACCTGACCCTGATGCAAAAAGCTGTCGAACCGCCCGGCGAGAGCTTGCCCGACTGGCAGATCATCGCCAGGGTCGCCTGCGCCATGGGCTATGCCGAGGCCTTCAGTTATACGAGCGCCGCCGAGGTGTTCGAGGAGCTCAAGCGCGCCTGGAACCCCCAGACCGGCTACGACCTGCGCGGCGCCAGCCACCCGCGCCTGCGCGAACAACCGCTGCAATGGCCCTGCGCCTCCCCGGACGCGGCGGACCGCAACCCGATCCGCTACCGCCAGGGCGACACACTCACCTTCCCCACCGAAAGCGGCAAAGGCCAATTCCTGCTCCGCCCCCATATGCCGCCGGCGGAGATGCCCGACGCGGCGTTTCCCTTCGTATTGAATACCGGCCGCGTGCAGCACCAGTGGCACACCCTGACCAAGACCGGCAAGGTCGCCACCCTGAACAAACTCAACCCCGGCCCGTTCGTCGAACTGCACCCCGCAGACGCCGCCAGCCTGGGCATCAAGGACAAAGACGCGGTGCAGATCCGCTCGCAGCGCGGCCATGCGGTGCTGCCCGCCGTGGTCACCGACCGGGTACAGCCCGGCCACTGCTTTGCGCCGTTTCACTGGAACGATGTGTTTGGCCAACACCTGGCAATCAACGCCGTGACCCATGACGCGGTCGACCCGATTTCACTGCAGCCCGAATTCAAGTTCTGCGCCGTGGAACTGACCCGCGTCGAGTTGATCGACCATCAGTTCCTCGACGTGCCCGCCCCTGCGGCCAACGACACTGCCCCCTTAGCAGAGGACCTCAGCTTGTCGCGCCTCAACGCCTTCGCCGACCTCGTCGGCATCCGCCACCTCTCGCCGCCGCCCCTGAGCGACAGCGAACGCACCTACCTCGCCGGGTTCCTCAATGGCCTGCAAGCGAACGCCGCGCGTCAGGCCATCGGTGTCCCGACCATGCCGGCGAATGCGCCGCTGACCCAGGACGCACGGTTATGGCTGGACGGTCTGCTCGGTGGCTTGTTCAACAGCCCGGCGACCAGCGCCCCGCCCGCGCCGACCGTCACCCTGTTATGGGCCTCGCAAACCGGCAACGCCGAAGCCCTGGCCGAGCGTTTTGCCCAGCGCCTGCGCGAAGCGGGCATGGCGGTGCAACTGAGCGCCATGGCGGACTTCCCCGCCAGCCAACTGGCCCACACGCAAAACCTGGCGTTAATCAGCAGCACCTTCGGCGACGGCGACCCACCGGACAACGGCGAGGGTTTCTGGCACAGCCTCAGCAGCGCCGAGATGCGCCTGGACTCGCTGCGCTTTGCCGTCCTGGCCCTGGGCGATCCAAACTACGCCCAGTTCTGCCGGCACGGCCAGCGACTCGACCAACGCCTGCTGGAACTGGGGGCCACTCGCCTGCTGGAGCGCGTCGACTGCGACACCGAATTCGAAGCACGCGCCGATGCCTGGTTGACGCAGTTCCTGCACAGCCTCAATCCGGCAAAACCCATGACACCCGCGTCGCCCGCCACACCTGCCGGCAAAACCAAGCTGCATGGGTCACGCCTGCTGCTCAATCGGCACCTGAACCCGCAAAGCCAGCACAAGGAAACCCGCCAGTTCGCCCTCGACCTGGCCGAATCGGGGCTCAGCTACGAGGCCGGCGATGCCCTCGGCGTGCGACCGCGCAACTGCCCGGAACTGGTCGATGAATTGCTCGACCTGCTGCGCTTGGGTGCCAATACCCCGGTGAACATCGACACCTTCGGCGACATGCCACTGCAACAGGCATTGACCCAGCATTTCGAAATCGCCCGTCCCAGCAGCGACACCCTGGGGTTTATCGCCGAGCGCAGCACCAATCCGGGGCTCAAGCAGTTGCTTGAGCCCGAACGCAAAGCCGAACTCCAGGACTGGCTGTGGGGCCGGCAACTGGCCGACATCCTTCAGGCCTACCCCATCGAGTGTTCGGCGGACGACCTGCTCGGCACCCTCAAGCGCCTGCAACCGCGCCTGTACTCCATCGCTTCCAGCGCCAAGGCCTGCCCGCACGAAGTCCACCTCACCGTGGCTGCCGTGCGCTATGGCAAGCGCAAGGGCGTGTCGTCGACTTTCCTCGCCGACCGCGCCGGCGAAGGCGAAGTACCGGTGTTCGTGCAGCCATCCAAGCACTTTCGCACGCCCGCCGACGGCACGCTGCCGATGATCATGATCGGCCCCGGCACCGGCGTGGCGCCGTTCCGCGCGTTTCTGCAAGAGCGCCGGGCCCTGGGGCATGCAGGGCGCAACTGGCTGTTCTTTGGCGAGCAACACGCCGCCAGCGACTTCTATTACCAGGACGAACTGCAAGGCATGCAGCGCGACGGCCTGCTCACCCACCTGAGCCTGGCGTTTTCCCGCGACCAGGCGCAGAAGGTGTATGTGCAGGACCGCATCCGCGAACAGGGCGCCGAGCTGTGGCGCTGGCTGCAGGACGGCGCCAAGGTATACATCTGCGGCGATGCCAGCCATATGGCCAAGGACGTCGACCAGGCACTCCGGCAAGTCGCGCAAAGCCATGGCGGGCTTGGCGTGGACGGCGCCATGGAATATTGGCGCCAGTTGAGCGAGCAGAAGCGTTATCTGCGCGATGTGTATTGA
- a CDS encoding MFS transporter, with product MNLNEPIRAHRVGQAVGNYRWTICAMLFFATTVNYLDRQVLSLLAPQLSTQFGWSNSDYANIAAVFQFVYAISMLFAGRFVDRIGTKAAYVVAIAIWSTGAIMHAFAVPMGEGIAAVSGAIGLAVIPVSIAGFMLSRAVLAIGEAGNFPIAIKATAEYFPKKERSLATGIFNSGANVGAILAPICVPLIAGLWGWEAAFMVIGMLGFVWVAVWAALYEKPEQQKRLSADELAYIRSDQTVQPFAPVPAGAVDKKVSWFKLLTYRQTWAFAFGKFMTDGVWWFFLFWLPTYLSAQYGMKGADIVMPLAVLYSMTMVGSIGGGWFPSYFMARGDAPYDGRMKAMLVIALFPLVVLLAQPLGYIGFWVPVLLIGVGASAHQAWSCNIFTTVSDMFPQKTVASVVGIGGMAGGLGGVVMTKIGGWVFDYYKSVNDIHTGYMIMFAICALAYLVAWSVMKTLVPRHKEITDL from the coding sequence ATGAATCTGAACGAGCCCATCCGTGCCCATCGTGTTGGCCAGGCGGTCGGCAACTACCGCTGGACCATCTGCGCGATGCTGTTTTTCGCCACCACCGTCAACTACCTCGATCGCCAGGTGCTCAGCCTGCTGGCGCCGCAGTTGTCGACACAATTCGGCTGGAGCAACAGCGATTACGCCAACATCGCGGCGGTGTTCCAGTTTGTGTATGCGATTTCCATGCTGTTCGCCGGGCGCTTTGTCGACCGGATCGGCACCAAGGCCGCCTACGTGGTAGCGATCGCCATCTGGTCCACCGGCGCCATCATGCATGCGTTTGCGGTGCCGATGGGTGAGGGCATCGCGGCGGTCAGCGGGGCCATCGGGCTGGCGGTAATCCCCGTGTCCATCGCAGGCTTCATGCTGTCCCGCGCGGTGCTGGCGATTGGCGAGGCGGGTAACTTCCCGATTGCGATCAAGGCTACTGCGGAGTATTTCCCCAAGAAAGAACGCTCCCTGGCCACCGGCATCTTCAACTCCGGGGCCAACGTGGGGGCGATCCTGGCGCCGATCTGCGTACCGTTGATCGCCGGTCTGTGGGGCTGGGAGGCGGCCTTCATGGTGATCGGTATGCTCGGCTTCGTGTGGGTGGCGGTGTGGGCGGCGCTGTATGAAAAACCCGAGCAGCAGAAACGCCTGTCGGCCGACGAGCTGGCCTATATCCGCAGCGACCAGACGGTGCAGCCATTCGCGCCAGTGCCGGCGGGCGCGGTTGACAAGAAAGTCTCGTGGTTCAAGTTGCTCACCTACCGCCAGACCTGGGCGTTTGCCTTCGGCAAGTTCATGACCGATGGGGTGTGGTGGTTCTTCCTGTTCTGGCTGCCCACTTACCTGTCGGCGCAATACGGCATGAAAGGCGCCGATATCGTGATGCCGCTGGCGGTGCTGTACAGCATGACCATGGTCGGCAGCATCGGCGGCGGCTGGTTCCCCAGCTACTTCATGGCGCGCGGCGATGCTCCGTATGACGGGCGCATGAAAGCCATGCTGGTGATCGCCCTGTTCCCGCTGGTGGTGCTATTGGCGCAACCGCTGGGCTATATCGGTTTCTGGGTGCCGGTGCTGCTGATCGGCGTGGGCGCCTCGGCGCATCAGGCGTGGTCGTGCAATATCTTCACCACGGTGTCCGACATGTTCCCGCAGAAAACCGTGGCCTCGGTGGTCGGTATCGGTGGCATGGCCGGCGGCCTCGGTGGTGTGGTGATGACCAAGATCGGCGGTTGGGTGTTCGATTACTACAAGTCCGTCAACGACATCCACACCGGTTACATGATCATGTTCGCGATCTGTGCCCTGGCCTACCTGGTGGCCTGGAGCGTGATGAAGACGCTGGTGCCGCGCCACAAGGAAATCACTGATCTGTAA